In Tetrapisispora phaffii CBS 4417 chromosome 6, complete genome, a single genomic region encodes these proteins:
- the RRN6 gene encoding Rrn6p (similar to Saccharomyces cerevisiae RRN6 (YBL014C); ancestral locus Anc_4.91), which yields MLPINRPIGSQLGLGVKGMSVYVGGDSKEKWIKSVQDKSIIDDSELHVISSEVFIDSDLQKMEKKFIDGEIVKDDYNSDDSGVEFENDEEFEHWKDILVSKMEWQDLDPKISGDFRPFKKVNTSHDRAFDTHEGSLVKSMNFIPNSLISTLSETPIPVQMTDTTGKKSIGNMHSNSTLSVDPNTGELMVIGLLQTVADLRANKDPQQVIAYVSGNSDSVLNIAVLTRSKKEFIKVDKHTKVPGKTWEIKDQKSIESIELNSPIKKILFPQLSAIFRRMSDLIGILTENSLHIIKVSNFNCQTLKFKFQQYKYLSYSSLGDFPFADFAFNPWDMNELAVIDIKGNWAVCSISSSLLKDDTIRVSQDARGTIYDPEELSNWKKIEWSSKFTKLIVMDRSKLFEIDFQKDLQVEIIEAKTWSRLRDYKRIDENISVLLTTKEIIAIRTNKNTNCFDRILSWKHDLDPNDNTLKFSIQKIIKDKVLTLIIYIFTSQSNNVYMHAFSIDTFNLQLTTSCQSNVMTIPNITEGIQTISVPDESYDDDDDYDMNDSYENSSTEYVWINMFLKQYTSNEVTKVIVTNAPLHITKNKNHVHFKTDPNSEGGLKMRYKMKELQEMDNLIQLLTEKYKDYPSNKNENIHDLLQDFGYKLSTLLNEEMVHFNKENRSNLLKNRSLKDLIDLSPSIENLSEFESFLDQLIEHFEESSLKFSNLKSILSFFLHESVPSIDIFYNKLLQCWEIITSNSEVLTRELVKTIVWGAIRFCNKNCYQDKLHNSKDTLTTQYQEIIDLWELNDDEIEEEANKLDNTESTAPMSQPHFTRESQSQIPTIKLSQRNERQERGIANNANRISKSSRNRKSSQARPLCSQAFSSSQTSILPDNITPAFSLMQASAPSLSQSQSSQTSKNKKKKKKKKIGGFK from the coding sequence ATGCTGCCCATTAATCGACCTATTGGGAGCCAGTTGGGGCTTGGTGTGAAAGGGATGTCAGTGTACGTGGGGGGTGATTCCAAAGAGAAATGGATCAAGAGTGTTCAGGATAAGTCTATTATAGATGATAGCGAGTTGCATGTTATTTCTTCAGAGGTCTTTATTGATTCAGATTTGCAGAAGATGGAAAAGAAGTTCATTGACGGCGAAATTGTGAAAGATGATTACAATAGTGATGATAGTGGGGTTGAGTTTGAAAACGATGAGGAATTCGAACATTGGAAAGATATATTAGTAAGTAAAATGGAATGGCAGGATTTGGATCCTAAGATCTCAGGTGACTTTAGGCCATTCAAAAAAGTTAATACATCCCACGATAGGGCATTTGACACGCATGAGGGATCACTTGTAAAATCTATGAATTTTATTCCAAATTCCCTAATATCAACTTTATCAGAAACACCAATTCCAGTGCAAATGACAGACACTACAGGAAAGAAGTCAATTGGAAATATGCATAGCAATAGTACATTGAGTGTGGATCCTAATACAGGTGAACTGATGGTAATTGGTTTACTCCAAACAGTAGCAGATTTACGTGCAAATAAGGATCCTCAACAAGTGATAGCATATGTATCAGGAAATTCCGATTCAGTGTTAAATATAGCGGTACTCACTAGAAGTAAAAAAGAGTTTATAAAAGTTGATAAGCATACAAAAGTACCTGGTAAAACATGGGAGataaaagatcaaaaaAGCATCGAGAGCattgaattaaattcaccaataaaaaaaatattgttcCCACAACTTTCGGCGATATTTAGAAGAATGTCAGATCTTATAGGAATTCTTACCGAGAATTCATTGCACATAATAAAAGTATCAAACTTCAATTGCCAAACgttaaaatttaaatttcaacagtataaatatttatcttATTCCTCGTTGGGCGATTTTCCATTTGCCGATTTTGCCTTCAATCCTTGGGATATGAATGAGCTGGCTGTTATTGATATCAAAGGTAACTGGGCAGTTTGTTCTATATCATCGTCGttattaaaagatgatACAATAAGGGTTTCGCAGGATGCTAGAGGGACTATATATGATCCAGAGGAACTCTCAAATTGGAAGAAAATTGAATGGTCTTctaaatttacaaaattaattgtaatGGACCGTTCAAAATTGTTTGAAATAGATTTTCAAAAGGACTTACAAGTAGAAATTATAGAAGCCAAGACATGGTCAAGACTGAGAgattataaaagaattgatgaaaatatcaGTGTCTTGCTTACgacaaaagaaattattgcAATTAGgacaaataaaaatacgAACTGTTTTGATAGAATATTATCTTGGAAGCATGATCTAGATCCGAATGACAATACgttaaaattttcaattcaaaaaataattaaagataAGGTATTAACGTTGATCatctatatttttactaGTCAAAGCaataatgtatatatgcatGCATTTAGTATTGACACTTTTAATCTACAACTCACAACAAGTTGTCAATCGAATGTCATGACTATACCGAACATCACGGAAGGTATTCAAACTATATCTGTTCCAGACGAATCatatgatgatgatgatgactATGATATGAATGATTCTTATGAGAATAGCTCTACTGAATATGTGTGGATAAACatgtttttaaaacaatatacTAGTAATGAGGTAACGAAAGTGATAGTTACGAATGCTCCTCTTCATattactaaaaataaaaaccaCGTACATTTTAAAACAGATCCAAATAGTGAAGGAGGTTTGAAAATGAGGTACAAAATGAAAGAGTTACAAGAGATGGACAATTTAATACAGCTTCTaacagaaaaatataaggACTATCCGTCAAAtaagaatgaaaatattcatgACCTATTACAAGATTTTGGTTATAAATTATCGACTTTGTTGAATGAAGAAATGGTCCATttcaataaagaaaatagatctaatttattaaaaaatagaTCGTTAAAGGATCTTATTGATTTATCACCTTCAATAGAGAATTTATCGGAATTTGAATCTTTTTTGGATCAGTTAATTGAACATTTTGAAGAAAGTTCTTTAAAGTTTTCTAATTTAAAATCTATATTGAGTTTTTTTTTGCACGAGAGTGTTCCTAGTATAGATATTTTCTATAATAAACTCCTACAATGTTGGGAAATTATAACTTCCAATTCTGAAGTACTTACTAGAGAACTTGTTAAAACTATAGTCTGGGGGGCAATTCGTTTCTGTAATAAAAATTGCTATCAAGACAAATTGCACAATTCCAAGGACACCTTAACAACCCAATATCAAGAAATAATTGATCTTTGGGAATTAAACGATGATGAGATTGAAGAGGAAGCtaataaattagataataCAGAAAGCACAGCCCCCATGAGTCAACCTCATTTCACTAGGGAATCTCAATCACAAATTCCGACAATTAAACTATCTCAAAGAAATGAAAGACAAGAAAGAGGCATTGCTAACAATGCTAAtagaatttcaaaatcatcgAGAAACAGAAAATCCTCACAAGCAAGGCCACTCTGTTCACAAGCTTTCTCATCATCACAAACATCGATTCTACCAGACAACATCACACCagcattttctttaatgcAAGCATCTGCACCAAGTCTATCTCAATCTCAATCTTCACAGACTTCCAAaaataagaagaagaagaagaagaagaaaattgGTGGTTTCAAATAA
- the TPHA0F00610 gene encoding uncharacterized protein (similar to Saccharomyces cerevisiae SCW11 (YGL028C); ancestral locus Anc_4.89), which translates to MISIIIYSVLSLLLSQAFAFPLVFKRDIVTRYHTASTATVTNFFTTTTATIVAPTVEYIVYDGYTVTTTLPGSYYTVVYSAGSDTTSVVTTYTDAENKNGGSYVQSLTSASSVTPIASLSSPSSSDSRDITSETGVVSSRTANMASSDPSVTGSSSNSTSVFEISNGSGTTTSKNSSPLTTSSTSSTSKASTSSSKITKSTSSASSTSSTSSTSSTSSTSSTSSTSSTSSTSSTSSTSSTSSTSSTSSTSSTSSTSSTSSTSSTSSTSSTSSTSSTSSTSSTSSASSTSSASSTSSTSAISSTSSMSSSSTSSVITSINSSAPSSSTVIVSTSTGVGYLSAAPSVIVYSPYNNDDSCKDADTVLADLTLIKSKGIYKVRIYGTDCNSLNTIEPAAVQLGMTINQGLWMSSKGVDSIDSAVNDLISWGTTNGWGVFDFITIGNEAINAGYCTADELIVKISSVKLQLREAGYTGLVTTAEPPVSYENNPSLCTNSEIDFVGINPHAYFDTYSSAATAGTFVKGQVSLIESVCGRSDISVLETGYPSAGIQNGGNIPSPENQLIAIQAILDELNYDVTILTTFDDYWKDPGEYGIEQSFGIIQLLNDV; encoded by the coding sequence ATGATTTCTATTATCATATATAGTGTTTTATCTTTACTGCTATCGCAAGCATTTGCTTTTCCACTGGTATTTAAAAGAGATATTGTTACCAGATATCATACAGCTTCAACTGCCACTGTTACAAATTTTTTCACAACAACAACTGCTACTATCGTTGCTCCAACAGTGGAATATATTGTCTATGATGGATATACTGTTACGACCACTTTACCAGGTAGTTATTATACTGTTGTTTATTCTGCCGGCTCAGATACAACTTCCGTAGTCACTACATATACAGATGcagaaaacaaaaatggTGGATCTTACGTTCAATCCTTGACATCTGCCTCATCTGTTACACCTATCGCATCTCTTTCATCTCCTTCATCTTCAGATTCAAGAGATATTACATCAGAAACTGGTGTTGTGAGCAGTAGAACTGCAAATATGGCTTCCTCCGATCCATCTGTCACCGGCTCTTCTTCCAATAGTACTTCggtatttgaaatttctaATGGTTCTGGAACTACTACATCTAAAAACTCTAGTCCGTTAACTACTAGTAGTACTTCAAGTACTTCAAAGGCTTCTACTTCGTCATCCAAGATAACCAAGTCAACTTCTTCTGCTTCATCCACTTCATCCACTTCATCCACTTCATCCACTTCATCCACTTCATCCACTTCATCCACTTCATCCACTTCATCCACTTCATCCACTTCATCCACTTCATCCACTTCATCCACTTCATCCACTTCATCCACTTCATCCACTTCATCCACTTCATCCACTTCATCCACTTCATCCACTTCATCCACTTCATCTACCTCTTCCACTTCTTCCACTTCATCTACCTCTTCCACTTCATCTGCCTCTTCCACTTCATCTGCCTCTTCCACTTCTTCCACGTCAGCTATTTCATCTACATCATCTATGAGTAGTTCATCCACATCATCTGTTATTACCTCGATTAATTCATCTGCtccatcttcttcaacagTTATTGTAAGTACTTCAACAGGAGTGGGATACTTATCTGCTGCACCAAGTGTTATTGTGTATTCGCCTTATAACAATGATGATTCATGTAAAGATGCTGACACTGTGCTTGCTGATTTGACATTGATTAAATCGAAGGGTATTTACAAAGTTAGAATATATGGTACAGATTGTAATTCTCTGAATACGATTGAACCAGCTGCAGTTCAATTAGGTATGACTATTAATCAAGGACTATGGATGTCTTCAAAGGGTGTCGATTCAATTGACTCTGCTGtgaatgatttaatttccTGGGGCACAACTAACGGTTGGGGAGtctttgattttattacaattgGTAATGAAGCAATCAACGCAGGATACTGTACAGCAGATGAGTTGATCGTTAAAATTTCCTCAGTGAAGCTCCAACTACGAGAAGCTGGTTATACAGGTTTAGTCACAACTGCAGAACCACCTGTATCTTATGAGAATAATCCATCTTTATGCACTAACTCAGAAATTGATTTCGTTGGTATTAATCCACATGCATACTTCGACACATATTCAAGTGCTGCAACAGCAGGTACTTTTGTAAAGGGTCAAGtttctttaattgaatCCGTTTGTGGCCGTTCTGATATTTCTGTTTTAGAAACTGGGTATCCATCTGCTGGTATCCAAAACGGTGGTAATATTCCATCTCCGGAAAACCAGCTGATAGCAATCCAAGCTATTCTAGATGAACTAAATTACGATGTCACAATTCTAACCACTTTTGATGATTATTGGAAAGACCCAGGTGAGTACGGAATTGAACAATCATTTGgtattattcaattattaaacGATGTTTAA
- the CGR1 gene encoding Cgr1p (similar to Saccharomyces cerevisiae CGR1 (YGL029W); ancestral locus Anc_4.88): protein MSEVQNEIVDASKTRGTRVSGKTWKEERTPFRVTSSVIKNKKFTSWEAKQQKKLEDKQFKDRLKALKDEKEEARKTKIQALKERREKKEEKERYERLAAKMHAKKVDRLRRREKRNKALKER from the coding sequence ATGTCTGAAgttcaaaatgaaattgtGGATGCTAGCAAAACGAGAGGTACCAGAGTGAGTGGTAAAACTTGGAAAGAGGAAAGAACTCCTTTTCGAGTAACGAGTAGTGTCATCAAGAATAAAAAGTTCACTTCTTGGGAAGctaaacaacaaaaaaaattagaagacAAACAGTTCAAGGACAGATTAAAGGCGTTGAAAGATGAGAAGGAAGAAGCACGTAAAACAAAGATACAGGCTTTGAAGGAGCGTAGAGAAAAGAAGGAAGAGAAGGAAAGATACGAAAGATTAGCTGCCAAGATGCATGCAAAGAAGGTAGACAGAttaagaagaagagaaaagaGAAACAAAGCTTTGAAAGAACGTTAA
- the CCM1 gene encoding Ccm1p (similar to Saccharomyces cerevisiae YGR150C; ancestral locus Anc_4.87), with amino-acid sequence MLHFRRIGSGLGKSNCLDRILIMRNIVLPRSKQKRSAGFVKRKKFKSIGNVHLDDRILSDLDKLDSKELELKIKRLKTFTNEIKHQIKKTEQLKKIEMENKLESVKDREKDAEELYSALSGDGIGTQNKLLTSSEGLEVSNLSQFIAASESNQVDKLLPPILRKRIEDDDLILSSLLDSSSKDYNPIIHKLYNNTEQLQGISKKSLKNCVLIVDKLSFDNIEKLDKMLMNYVNGDIMKFDSSMYFTILKNLSNLSSTMENNNINEQFNNSIILKMKELIKRHDDSLLKGTSVRLNQNILNFCIKFSSQIEDFDNLNYFLTKFKSYGIVPNRVNYTTILQYYTRCNYVKHAWNIFDTMKFLSKEHFPDTVAYNSVLLLCSKEKNYSKALDLYDEMISFNVIPNVSTLNIMAKVLAVCSRDAKTSEGKADSLRLLGWKYIHQIQDISGLNFSVSTIESMMALAAYDGDVGMARALYYKYITGKYINITRTWKSKLDQKAVWRQVLDPKFLNYLLLAYANYNKNRLPILLGYDKGIKLRRTIINSVDHSSKMIADEDSQYSLPLLPLSDLSNHWEILAESRAIWQFNVEIGGQTNLRSFSRDLIKESEIKDILTTSKSFDEFKFNIMHKIALLKSTLVDYKTLSQANIISYLTVPLKLGDKKEFWLRYKEFTFQEHQLDEKLKTFYMNENSLLNSKTKPTNNSDNKTTSVDTVNATETFIDYLVSLIAKMCTNSSVYEILIKAATKFKDIELATKTWKDRGEFRKTSTFQNATKSDRMKSDAEFARLMVNFFTSERLYSDALSIIMTSQKYINWNYTMVKELHSGLINLEDQHSIDLLLNIVNKKSQVQLIEEKILDIKL; translated from the coding sequence ATGTTACACTTTAGGAGGATCGGTTCTGGCCTTGGGAAGTCAAACTGTTTAGACAGAATCCTCATAATGAGGAATATTGTTTTGCCTAGATCTAAACAGAAAAGAAGTGCTGGTTTTGTtaagagaaaaaaattcaaaagcaTAGGGAATGTTCACTTAGATGATAGAATTCTTTCTGATTTAGATAAGCTCGATTCGAAAGAATTAGAACTGAAGATTAAACGGTTGAAGACTTTtacaaatgaaattaagcatcaaattaaaaagacTGAACAgttaaagaaaattgaaatgGAAAATAAACTAGAAAGTGTTAAGGATAGAGAGAAAGATGCTGAAGAGTTGTATTCGGCACTTTCTGGCGATGGAATTGGAacacaaaataaattgttaACATCTAGTGAGGGTTTGGAAGTTTCTAACTTGTCACAATTTATTGCAGCATCTGAAAGTAATCAAGTTGATAAGCTATTGCCACCAATACTTAGAAAGAGAATTGAGGATGAcgatttaattttatcatctTTACTAGATTCATCTAGTAAAGATTATAACCCAATTATACATAAATTGTACAATAATACTGAGCAACTACAAGGTATAAGTaaaaaaagtttaaaaaaCTGTGTTCTGATTGTAGATAAATTGAGTTTCGATAATATAGAAAAGTTAGATAAAATGTTGATGAATTATGTCAATGGGGATATAATGAAGTTTGATTCTTCGATGTATTTCactatattaaaaaatttatcaaatttaagTTCTACTatggaaaataataatataaatgaacaatttaataacaGCATTATTCTTAAAATGAAAGAGTTAATAAAAAGACATGATGATTCATTGCTAAAGGGAACGTCAGTTAGACTGAATCAGAATATACTGAATTTCTGcataaaattttcatctcaaattgaagattttgataatttaaactacttcttaacaaaatttaaatcataTGGGATAGTACCTAACAGAGTTAATTACACTACCattttacaatattataCGAGATGTAATTACGTTAAACACGCAtggaatatttttgatactatgaaatttttatctaAAGAACATTTCCCTGACACAGTAGCATATAATTCCGTTTTATTACTTTGCAgtaaagaaaagaattacTCAAAGGCATTAGATCTTTATGATGAAATGATTTCATTCAATGTAATTCCTAACGTAAGTACACTAAATATAATGGCAAAAGTCCTAGCCGTATGCAGTAGGGATGCAAAAACTAGTGAAGGAAAAGCAGATTCATTAAGATTATTAGGTTggaaatatatacatcaaATACAGGACATTTCTGGcttaaatttttcagtttctACTATAGAATCTATGATGGCTTTAGCAGCATATGACGGTGATGTGGGTATGGCTAGAGCGCtgtattataaatatatcactGGCaagtatataaatataactaGAACCTGGAAAAGTAAATTAGATCAGAAAGCTGTATGGAGGCAGGTTTTAGATCCAAAATTCCTAAACTATCTACTTCTCGCATACGCAAattataacaaaaataGACTACCTATACTACTTGGTTACGATAAAGGTATTAAACTTAGAAgaactattattaatagtGTCGAtcattcttcaaaaatgaTTGCTGATGAAGATAGTCAATATTCTTTGCCATTGTTGCCATTGTCCGATTTAAGCAATCATTGGGAGATCCTGGCAGAATCTAGAGCTATATGGCAATTTAACGTCGAGATTGGCGGACAAACTAATTTACGGAGTTTTTCAAGagatttaataaaagaatcTGAAATCAAAGATATCTTGACTACGTCTAAGTCCTTCgatgaattcaaatttaatataatgcACAAAATTGCTTTATTGAAATCAACTCTTGTTGATTACAAAACCTTAAGTCAGGCAAACATAATAAGTTATTTAACAGTACCTTTAAAACTTGGAGATAAAAAGGAATTTTGGTTGAGATACAAAGAATTCACTTTCCAAGAACATCAattagatgaaaaattgaaaactttTTATATGAATGAGAATTCTCTCTTAAACTCTAAAACTAAACCTACTAATAACTCTGATAATAAGACTACTTCTGTTGATACAGTTAATGCAACGGAAACTTTCATTGATTATTTGGTTTCTCTTATTGCTAAAATGTGTACTAATTCAAGTGTCTACGAAATTCTTATAAAAGCAGCAACCAAATTCAAAGATATTGAGTTAGCCACAAAGACTTGGAAGGACAGAGGTGAATTCAGGAAAACAAGCACATTTCAAAATGCAACCAAATCAGATAGAATGAAAAGTGATGCTGAATTTGCAAGATTAATGGTAAATTTCTTCACAAGTGAAAGATTATATTCAGACGCATTGAGCATTATCATGACCTcccaaaaatatattaactGGAATTATACTATGGTAAAAGAACTTCATAGTGGCTTAATCAACTTGGAGGATCAGCATAGCATTGATCTTCTACttaatattgtaaataaaaaatcacAAGTACAACTgatagaagaaaaaattctagatataaaattataa
- the AGA2 gene encoding Aga2p (similar to Saccharomyces cerevisiae AGA2 (YGL032C); ancestral locus Anc_4.83), giving the protein MKITQLAILFSSIYQLVASDLITSCETLPDEYVETTAYSTSSGTGYVNGVQMVVVYELYSSVTYESGCGSAPSAAITTKPFFK; this is encoded by the coding sequence ATGAAGATTACTCAATTGGCCATTTTATTTAGCAGTATATATCAGTTGGTAGCTAGTGATCTTATCACGTCGTGTGAAACACTTCCAGATGAATATGTTGAGACGACAGCCTACTCAACTTCCTCAGGTACAGGTTATGTCAATGGTGTACAAATGGTGGTGGTATATGAACTATACAGCTCGGTAACATATGAGAGCGGGTGCGGAAGTGCACCATCTGCTGCTATCACAACCAaaccattttttaaatga
- the MPO1 gene encoding 2-hydroxy-palmitic acid dioxygenase MPO1 (similar to Saccharomyces cerevisiae YGL010W; ancestral locus Anc_4.109), with translation MVSDLFNLRTQLGFYKAYHHNTVNVMIHSVFVPTIFVTSCMILDRIPVFNNWSLTDVLSIPFATYYIILHRVVGLMASALIMLILYYVKQRNTSLKLEAGIWFTSWLFQFIGHGVFEKRKPALLDNLVQSLVLAPYFIFFEFLFVLGFYSEIDDQLKRDLKESKDV, from the coding sequence atggttTCTGATTTGTTTAATTTGAGGACGCAATTGGGTTTCTACAAAGCGTATCATCACAATACTGTCAATGTGATGATTCACTCGGTTTTTGTTCCAACGATTTTTGTGACAAGTTGTATGATTTTGGATAGAATACctgtttttaataattggTCTTTGACAGATGTTCTGAGCATACCCTTTGCTACTTATTACATTATATTACATCGTGTTGTTGGTTTAATGGCTTCGGCATTAATAATGTTGATTTTGTACTATGTTAAACAAAGAAATACTTCACTCAAGTTGGAGGCAGGAATATGGTTTACAAGTTGGTTGTTCCAGTTCATTGGGCATGGGGTTTTTGAAAAGAGAAAACCTGCCCTATTGGATAATCTAGTTCAGAGTTTGGTGTTGGCTCCatactttattttctttgagTTTCTGTTTGTTTTAGGCTTTTACAGCGAAATAGACgatcaattgaaaagagaTCTGAAGGAAAGTAAAGATGTTTAG
- the SCL1 gene encoding proteasome core particle subunit alpha 1 (similar to Saccharomyces cerevisiae SCL1 (YGL011C); ancestral locus Anc_4.110), translated as MSGGAAAASAAGYDRHITIFSPEGRLFQVEYAFKACNQTNINSVAVRGNDCTVIINQKKVPDKLLDADTVSYIFPISRTIGMVANGPIPDARNAALRCKAEAAEFRYKYGYDMPADVLAKRMANLAQIYTQRAYMRPLGVILTFISVDEEKGPSIYKSDPSGYYIGYKVTATGPKQQEIATSLENFFKKQKNPSKKDHYDEDTWEKVVEFAITQLIDSLGTEFTKNDIEVGVALKDKFFTLTASEIEERLVAIAEQD; from the coding sequence ATGTCTGGGGGTGCTGCTGCTGCGTCCGCTGCTGGGTATGATAGACACATTACTATTTTTTCACCAGAAGGTAGATTATTTCAAGTTGAATATGCTTTTAAAGCTTGTAATCAGACCAATATAAACTCAGTTGCCGTTAGAGGTAACGATTGTACTGTCATAATAAATCAGAAGAAAGTTCCAGACAAGTTGCTGGATGCTGACACCGTTTCTTATATTTTCCCTATTTCTAGAACCATTGGTATGGTTGCTAATGGTCCAATCCCAGATGCTAGAAATGCTGCTCTCAGATGCAAAGCTGAAGCTGCTGAGTTCCGTTACAAGTACGGATACGACATGCCAGCTGATGTGTTAGCTAAGAGAATGGCTAATTTGGCACAAATTTACACTCAGAGAGCTTACATGAGACCACTAGGTGTGATATTGACTTTTATTTCTGTTGATGAGGAAAAAGGTCCTTCAATTTACAAGAGTGATCCATCAGGTTATTATATTGGTTACAAAGTGACAGCAACTGGTCCTAAACAACAAGAAATTGCCACTTCTCTAGAGAATTTTTTTAAGAAGCAAAAGAATCCAAGCAAAAAAGATCATTACGATGAGGATACCTGGGAAAAGGTTGTTGAATTTGCCATAACACAATTGATTGATTCATTAGGAACGGAATTCACAAAAAACGATATCGAAGTCGGTGTTGCCTTAAAGGATAAATTCTTTACTTTAACAGCTTCTGAAATCGAAGAACGATTAGTTGCTATCGCTGAACAAGATTAA
- the LDB7 gene encoding Ldb7p (similar to Saccharomyces cerevisiae LDB7 (YBL006C); ancestral locus Anc_4.111) yields MQKMEGTQKKNYYDVIAGLSAFEKSNEVTLSIQELEELTSTKKDDTEKDNVDSITKKKILQEDEKKSKMIVHGYLGGKVDLSHASNATYDLSHCLLGGFVPKPQLETLSSVDFANYFHRSLECENALEVYDFLVGNEYRHVQQQQLKQNQDSEGYKSKNENAVRKVIVCKKCNSKFKGQNRLRMLYNHICNSKINK; encoded by the coding sequence ATGCAAAAGATGGAAGGTACacagaagaaaaattattacgATGTGATAGCTGGTTTATCAgcatttgaaaaatcaaacGAGGTGACATTGTCGATTCAAGAGTTGGAAGAACTGACCTCTACCAAAAAAGATGATACAGAGAAAGATAACGTTGAttcaataacaaaaaagaaaattttacaagaagatgaaaagaaaagtaaAATGATAGTGCATGGTTACTTGGGTGGGAAAGTCGACTTATCTCATGCCTCCAACGCTACATACGATTTATCCCATTGCCTATTGGGTGGGTTTGTGCCTAAACCGCAATTGGAGACCTTGTCGAGTGTTGATTTTGCAAACTATTTCCACAGAAGTTTAGAATGTGAGAATGCCTTAGAGGTGTATGATTTTCTGGTGGGAAATGAATATAGGCATGTacagcaacaacaattgaaacaaaatCAGGATAGTGAAGGATATAAAagcaaaaatgaaaatgcaGTTAGGAAAGTAATTGTTTGTAAAAAATGtaattctaaatttaaaggTCAAAATAGATTAAGAATGCTTTATAACCACATCTGCAACAgtaaaattaacaaataa